GCAGTTCAATCTGCGCTTCCAGGCCGCCACCAATCAGCTGGAAAAGCCGGCCCGGGTTCGCGTGGTGCGCCGCACCATCGCTCGTATCAAGACGCTGCAGACCGCTCGCTCGCGCGACGCGGCCAAGGCGTAAGGAGACTATTGAGATGCCTAAGCGCGTCCTCACCGGCACCGTGGTGTCCGACAAGGGTGACAAGACGGTGGTGGTTCGTGTCGAACGCCGGGTGAAGCACCCGCTGTACGGCAAGATCATCAAGCTGTCGAAGAAGTACCATGCTCACGACGAAGGCAATGCCTACAAGTCGGGCGAGCAGGTGCGCATCGAAGAGTGCGCCCCGGTCTCCAAGCTGAAGACCTGGAACGTGATCGATCGCGTCGGCGCCGCGCCGATGCAGGTCGACGAGATTGCGGACGTCGACGTGTCGAAGCCGGTCAAGGCCGCGCCCGAGGCGACCCCGTCCAAAGCCACCAAGGCAGCCAAGGCGAAAGCCGACGCGGCCGAAGCAACCGACGCATAAGGAAGGACTGACACCATGATTCAGATGCAGTCCAACCTTGAGGTTGCCGACAATTCCGGCGCGAAGCGCGTCCAGTGCATCAAGGTGCTGGGTGGGTCGAAGCGCCGCGTGGCCGGCGTCGGCGACATCATCGTCGTCTCGGTCAAGGAAGCCGCCCCGCGCGGTCGCGTGAAGAAGGGTGACGTCCACCGTGCAGTGATCGTCCGGACCGCCAAGGACATCCGCCGCGCGGATGGCTCGGTGATCCGCTTCGACACCAATGCGGCCGTGCTGGTGAACAAGAACGAAGAGCCGATCGGCACCCGTATCTTCGGGCCGGTGGTTCGTGAATTGCGCGCGAAGAAGCATATGAAGATCATCAGCCTCGCGCCGGAGGTGCTCTAACCATGTCCGCTGCGAAGATCCGCAAGGGTGACACGGTCGTCGTCCTGTCCGGCAAGGACAAGGGCAAGACCGGTGAAGTCACGGCATCGCTCCCCAAGGACGGCAAGGTCGTCGTCAAGGGCGTGAACGTCGCGACTCGTCACAAGAAGCCGACCCAGGAAAACCCCCAGGGTGGCCTGGAGCGTCGCGAAGCGCCGATGCACGTCTCGAAGGTCGCGATTGCCGACCCGAAGGACGGCAAGGCAACGCGCGTTCGGTTCGAGACGTCGAAGGACGGCAAGAAGGTCCGCGTCGCGGCGCGGTCCGGGGAGAAGATCGATGGCTGAAGCCAAGAAGCAGGGTGAGGCTTATCAGCCGCGCCTGCGCAAGGATTACGACGAGCGCATCGCCAAGGCGATGACGGAGAAGTTCGGCTACAAGAACAAGCTGGAAGTTCCGCGTCTCGACAAGATCGTGATCAACATGGGCGTCGGCGAGGCGACCCAGGACAAGAAGAAGGTCGAGCAGGCCGCCGCCGAGATGGAAAAGATTGCTGGCCAGAAGCCGGTGATCACCAAGGCGAAGACCTCAATCGCGCAGTTCAAGCTGCGTGAAGGCATGCCGATCGGCTGCAAGGTGACTCTTCGTCGCGAGCGGATGTACGAGTTTCTCGACCGCCTCGTGACGATCGCCCTGCCGCGCGTCCGGGATTTCCGTGGCCTCAACCCCAAGTCGTTCGACGGCCGTGGCAACTATGCCATGGGTCTCAAGGAGCAGATCGTGTTCCCAGAGATCAACTATGACCAGATCGACAAGGTCCGGGGCATGGACGTCATCATCACCACCACCGCGAAGACGGACGAAGAAGCGCGCGAACTGCTGCGTCTCTTCAACTTCCCGTTCCCCGCGGACGAACAGAAAGAAGCCGCGTAAGCGGCGTTGGAGAACTTAAGTCATGGCGAAACTGAGTTCCGTGAACAAGAACGAGGCGAGGCGTAAGCTCGTCGCGAAGACCGCGGGAAAGCTGGCTAAGCTCAAGGCGAAGGCAAACGACACTTCGGTCGACGAGACCGAGCGTCTGATCGCGCGCCTGAAAATGGCGGAGCTGCCGCGCAACGGCAATCCGACCCGCATCCGCAACCGTTGCGAACTGACCGGTCGGTCGCGCGGCTTTTATCGCAAGTTCCGCCTCTCGCGGATCATGCTTCGGGAAATGGGCAACAAGGGCCTGATTCCCGGTCTCACCAAGTCGAGCTGGTAAGGGTACGCTCATGCCGATGACTGATCCGTTGGGTGATATGCTCACCCGCATCCGCAATGGCCAGCAGGCGCGCAAGGATTCGATCCTGACGCCGGCATCGAAGCTTCGTGCCAATGTGCTCGACGTGCTTCAGCGCGAAGGCTACATCCGCGGTTACTCCGAGGAAGAACTTGCAGGTCACAAGGGCCTGCGGATCGAACTCAAATATTTCGAGGGCCAGCCCGCGATCCAGCATCTGGCTCGCGTGTCGAAGCCCGGTCGCCGCGTCTATTCGGCGTCGAGCGAACTGCCCCGCATCCGCAACGGCCTCGGCATCACGATCGTGTCGACCCCCCGTGGCGTGCTGTCGGACGCAGAAGCGCGCGACCAGAATGTCGGCGGCGAAGTGCTGGCGGAGGTGTTCTAATGAGCCGCATCGGTAAAAAGCCGGTCGCGATGCCTTCGGGCGTTAGCGCCAACGTCGAGGGCCAGACCCTGACGGTGAAGGGGCCCAAGGGCACCCTGTCGATGCCCGTGATGGACGACCTCGTGACCTACACCATCGAGGACGGCCAGATCAGCGTGAAGCCGGTCAACGCCTCGCAGCGCTCGCGCGCCGCCTGGGGGATGCAGCGTACCAACGTGCAGAACCTGGTCACCGGCGTGACCGAGGGCTTCTCGAAGGTTCTCGAGATCAACGGCGTCGGATATCGTGCACAGGCTCAGGGCAAGAACCTGAAGCTTCAGCTCGGCTACAGCCACGACGTCAATGTCGCGGTGCCGGAAGGTCTTGAGGTCAAGACCCCCGACAACACCACCGTCGAGATCAGCGGGATCGACCGCCAGAAGGTCGGACAGCTGGCCGCCGAGATTCGTCGCTGGCGCAAGCCGGAGCCCTACAAGGGCAAGGGCATCAAATATCGCGGCGAGTATATCTTCCGCAAAGAAGGCAAGAAGAAGTAAGCCATGGCGAAACTTTCCATCTTCGACCGCCGCCGTCGCCGCGTCCGTACCGCGCTCAAGGCGCGTGCTTCGGGCAAGCCGCGCCTGTCGGTTCACCGTTCGGGCCGTCACATCTACGCACAGCTCATCGACGATGCAGCGGGCAAGACCATCGCGTCGGCCTCCAGCCTCGACAAGGATCTGCGCAAGGATGGCGGCGCGACCCGCGACTCTGCCGCGACTGTCGGCAAGACGCTGGCCGAGCGTGCCAAAAAGGCGGGTGTCTCCGCGGTCGTGTTCGATCGTGGTGGCTTCCTTTTCCATGGCCGGGTGAAGGCCCTCGCCGATGCCGCTCGCGAAGGCGGACTGGAGTTCTAAATGGCTGACGAGAACCAAACCCCGCAGGCTGACGCCGCGCCCGAAGCCGCTGCTCCTGAAGCAGCAGCCCCCGCAGCAGCGCCCGAGGGCCGTGGACCGCGTGGCGGCCGTGGCCGTGGCGGACCCGGTGGCGGTCGCGACAATCGCGGCGGCGGAAACCGTGGTCGCCGTGACGATCGTCGCGGCGGACGTGGCGGCGACGACGACGGCGAAGAGCTGATCGAGAAGCTG
Above is a genomic segment from Sphingomonas sp. LY29 containing:
- the rplE gene encoding 50S ribosomal protein L5 — its product is MAEAKKQGEAYQPRLRKDYDERIAKAMTEKFGYKNKLEVPRLDKIVINMGVGEATQDKKKVEQAAAEMEKIAGQKPVITKAKTSIAQFKLREGMPIGCKVTLRRERMYEFLDRLVTIALPRVRDFRGLNPKSFDGRGNYAMGLKEQIVFPEINYDQIDKVRGMDVIITTTAKTDEEARELLRLFNFPFPADEQKEAA
- the rplN gene encoding 50S ribosomal protein L14 — protein: MIQMQSNLEVADNSGAKRVQCIKVLGGSKRRVAGVGDIIVVSVKEAAPRGRVKKGDVHRAVIVRTAKDIRRADGSVIRFDTNAAVLVNKNEEPIGTRIFGPVVRELRAKKHMKIISLAPEVL
- the rplX gene encoding 50S ribosomal protein L24, coding for MSAAKIRKGDTVVVLSGKDKGKTGEVTASLPKDGKVVVKGVNVATRHKKPTQENPQGGLERREAPMHVSKVAIADPKDGKATRVRFETSKDGKKVRVAARSGEKIDG
- the rpsH gene encoding 30S ribosomal protein S8 — its product is MPMTDPLGDMLTRIRNGQQARKDSILTPASKLRANVLDVLQREGYIRGYSEEELAGHKGLRIELKYFEGQPAIQHLARVSKPGRRVYSASSELPRIRNGLGITIVSTPRGVLSDAEARDQNVGGEVLAEVF
- the rpsN gene encoding 30S ribosomal protein S14, with translation MAKLSSVNKNEARRKLVAKTAGKLAKLKAKANDTSVDETERLIARLKMAELPRNGNPTRIRNRCELTGRSRGFYRKFRLSRIMLREMGNKGLIPGLTKSSW
- the rpmC gene encoding 50S ribosomal protein L29 yields the protein MAKKQTEKKVDLKVATDDQLASQLGDLKREQFNLRFQAATNQLEKPARVRVVRRTIARIKTLQTARSRDAAKA
- the rplR gene encoding 50S ribosomal protein L18, whose amino-acid sequence is MAKLSIFDRRRRRVRTALKARASGKPRLSVHRSGRHIYAQLIDDAAGKTIASASSLDKDLRKDGGATRDSAATVGKTLAERAKKAGVSAVVFDRGGFLFHGRVKALADAAREGGLEF
- the rplF gene encoding 50S ribosomal protein L6, whose protein sequence is MSRIGKKPVAMPSGVSANVEGQTLTVKGPKGTLSMPVMDDLVTYTIEDGQISVKPVNASQRSRAAWGMQRTNVQNLVTGVTEGFSKVLEINGVGYRAQAQGKNLKLQLGYSHDVNVAVPEGLEVKTPDNTTVEISGIDRQKVGQLAAEIRRWRKPEPYKGKGIKYRGEYIFRKEGKKK